In Chloracidobacterium sp., one genomic interval encodes:
- the murA gene encoding UDP-N-acetylglucosamine 1-carboxyvinyltransferase, with the protein MDKFLIKGGKPLHGRIEISGAKNSALPCLAAALLTAETVTLHNVPYVKDLITQRRLLEDLGATVLTPELRTHKVNASNVQVFEASYELVKTMRASVLALGPLLARFGRAKVSLPGGCAIGTRPIDLHLRAFEQLGAEVSLESGDVVATAPKGRLKGAVVDFEKVTVTGTENVMMAASLADGRTVIKNAAQEPEIDDLAELLNKMGARIKGAGTSEIVIEGVEALGGAQHTIIPDRIETGTFIVAAAITGGELEIKGCRPEHLTAVIEKLREAGVDIDELNQSTLRVKCGTGGLSARDVTTEPHPLFPTDMQAQYMALMTQAEGTSHITETIFENRFMHVSELVRMGANIHVNGNTAVVTGRTPLMGAKIIASDLRASASLVLAALCAEGETLIDRVYHIDRGYETIVRKLRSLGADIERLASSSASA; encoded by the coding sequence ATGGACAAGTTTTTGATCAAGGGCGGAAAGCCGCTGCACGGACGTATCGAGATCAGCGGCGCCAAGAACTCGGCTTTGCCCTGCCTTGCCGCAGCTCTGCTGACCGCCGAGACGGTAACTCTGCACAATGTGCCGTATGTAAAGGACCTCATCACGCAGCGCCGTCTGCTCGAGGACCTCGGGGCGACCGTTCTGACGCCGGAACTGCGTACACATAAAGTGAACGCCTCTAATGTACAGGTATTTGAAGCTTCGTACGAGCTTGTAAAGACGATGCGTGCGAGCGTATTGGCTTTGGGGCCGCTGCTTGCGCGCTTCGGGCGAGCAAAGGTGAGCCTGCCCGGCGGCTGTGCCATCGGAACGCGGCCGATCGACCTGCATCTTAGGGCATTTGAGCAGTTGGGAGCAGAGGTCTCGCTCGAGTCAGGCGATGTTGTCGCAACGGCACCCAAAGGCAGGCTTAAAGGCGCCGTTGTCGATTTTGAGAAAGTTACGGTAACCGGCACTGAGAATGTGATGATGGCGGCTTCGCTCGCCGACGGGCGAACGGTTATTAAGAACGCCGCTCAGGAGCCTGAGATAGACGACCTCGCCGAACTTCTGAACAAGATGGGTGCACGCATAAAAGGTGCCGGAACATCGGAGATCGTTATCGAAGGTGTCGAAGCCCTCGGCGGTGCACAGCACACGATCATTCCCGACCGCATCGAGACGGGAACGTTCATCGTCGCGGCGGCGATCACCGGCGGCGAGCTTGAGATAAAAGGCTGCCGTCCGGAGCATTTGACCGCAGTTATCGAAAAGCTGCGTGAGGCCGGCGTCGATATCGACGAGTTGAATCAAAGCACACTTCGCGTAAAATGCGGCACGGGCGGCCTCTCGGCACGCGATGTTACGACAGAGCCGCATCCGCTTTTCCCGACCGATATGCAGGCACAGTATATGGCGTTGATGACGCAGGCCGAAGGCACTTCGCACATTACTGAGACCATATTTGAGAACCGGTTCATGCACGTTTCAGAGCTTGTAAGAATGGGCGCGAATATACACGTGAACGGAAATACAGCGGTCGTAACCGGAAGGACGCCGCTTATGGGCGCAAAGATCATAGCATCCGATCTGCGGGCATCGGCATCCCTCGTGCTGGCGGCGTTGTGTGCCGAGGGCGAGACCCTTATCGACCGCGTTTATCACATCGACCGCGGCTACGAGACGATTGTGCGGAAGCTCCGCTCCTTGGGTGCCGACATCGAGCGATTGGCGTCATCGAGCGCATCTGCGTAG
- a CDS encoding DUF2071 domain-containing protein, with amino-acid sequence MKKFLTARWEDLIMANYEVDPALLAARVPERTTLDLFEGRCFVSLVAFMFRDTRVLGVQVPWHVNFEEVNLRFYVTYDAGNELRRGVAFLKEIVPRAMIALVARNLYGEPYEAWKMSHEADSGRIAYTWSRDDLRNAISVKKGELLGVPAAGSHEEFIIEHYWGYTARGGGRVDQYKVEHPKWELFEAGDVTIDVDMGGTYGDAFAFLSSAKPFSVVLAAGSEVSVYKGKRIS; translated from the coding sequence ATGAAAAAGTTTCTTACAGCCCGATGGGAGGACCTTATAATGGCGAATTACGAGGTCGATCCGGCATTACTCGCCGCCCGTGTGCCCGAGCGAACGACACTCGATCTCTTCGAAGGCCGCTGCTTCGTAAGCCTTGTCGCCTTTATGTTCCGCGACACGCGCGTCCTGGGTGTTCAGGTGCCTTGGCATGTGAATTTCGAAGAGGTGAACCTGCGCTTTTATGTAACCTACGACGCCGGCAATGAGCTGCGCCGCGGTGTTGCTTTTTTGAAAGAGATCGTGCCGAGGGCGATGATCGCACTCGTCGCACGTAATTTGTACGGCGAGCCTTACGAAGCTTGGAAGATGAGCCACGAGGCCGATAGCGGCCGGATCGCCTACACGTGGAGCCGCGATGATCTGCGTAACGCGATTTCCGTAAAGAAGGGCGAGCTGCTGGGTGTGCCGGCAGCAGGTTCGCACGAAGAGTTCATCATTGAGCACTATTGGGGCTATACCGCTCGGGGCGGCGGCCGTGTCGATCAGTACAAGGTCGAGCATCCGAAATGGGAGTTGTTCGAGGCCGGCGATGTTACGATTGATGTCGATATGGGAGGCACTTACGGTGATGCGTTCGCGTTCCTGAGTTCCGCAAAACCTTTCTCGGTCGTGCTTGCGGCGGGTTCGGAAGTGAGTGTTTATAAGGGCAAACGTATATCATAG
- a CDS encoding M61 family metallopeptidase — MPAQKKKSKKAPAAKQVKPAAPEISYTVSMSKPATHLLEVEMHVKWQSMPAQIELKMPVWTPGSYLIREYARHVQEFGAAGASGSKLNWRKVNKNTWQIDTGGASEITARYKVYANELTVRTNELNSDHAFWNNGATLMFVKGGLRVPSTVAVKPFGSWKVATGLPPVAGAENTFRASDYDVLYDSPFEVSDFREVNFTVEGKPHRVVFSGDGNYDMKQTAADITKIVEQAYKIFGELPYDDYTFIVNLRGGGGLEHLNSTALQTNRFAFKPAARYKGFLGLVAHEYFHCFNVKRIRPDVLGPFDYENENYTTLLWMAEGGTEYYSNLLLVRAGLITDKEYLAQISSAIQQLQNRPGRFETSLEQASFDAWIKYYRQDENSINNQVSYYDKGELITMMLDLAIREASDGAKSLDDVMRYLYAEFYKKGKNYSRADLQKIAETMAGKSLDDFFTKYVGGTEDVDWQSFFGPLGLTVNVTLPNTGKAYIGADMAEEGGRLTIRSIPAGTPAYDQGLNTGDQIVAVDGYRASQAFLQSYVAERKPGDKVRFTIFRFDVMRDMEFTLGSNDRREYSIQKVAAPVDAQRRLYKQYLNAEF; from the coding sequence ATGCCGGCACAGAAGAAAAAGTCGAAGAAGGCACCTGCCGCAAAGCAGGTGAAGCCCGCGGCGCCCGAGATCTCATATACGGTCTCGATGTCAAAGCCCGCAACGCACCTGCTTGAGGTCGAGATGCACGTCAAGTGGCAGTCGATGCCGGCGCAGATCGAGCTTAAAATGCCTGTTTGGACGCCCGGAAGCTATCTCATACGCGAATACGCACGCCACGTACAGGAATTTGGCGCCGCAGGCGCGAGCGGCTCAAAGCTTAACTGGCGAAAGGTCAACAAGAATACATGGCAGATCGATACCGGCGGGGCGAGCGAGATAACGGCTCGCTACAAGGTTTATGCGAACGAACTGACCGTTCGTACGAACGAACTCAACAGCGACCACGCATTTTGGAACAATGGCGCGACGCTGATGTTCGTCAAGGGCGGTCTGCGTGTGCCGTCAACCGTGGCGGTCAAGCCGTTCGGATCGTGGAAGGTCGCAACGGGACTGCCGCCGGTTGCAGGTGCGGAAAACACGTTCCGCGCCTCGGACTACGACGTGCTTTATGATTCGCCGTTCGAAGTAAGCGACTTTCGCGAGGTGAACTTCACTGTCGAGGGCAAGCCTCACCGCGTCGTCTTCAGCGGCGACGGCAACTACGACATGAAGCAGACGGCTGCCGACATCACAAAGATCGTTGAGCAGGCATACAAGATATTCGGCGAGCTGCCGTACGATGATTACACGTTCATTGTGAACCTTCGCGGCGGCGGCGGCCTCGAACATCTGAACTCGACCGCATTGCAGACAAATCGCTTCGCCTTTAAGCCTGCCGCTCGTTATAAGGGCTTTCTCGGGCTTGTGGCACACGAGTATTTCCATTGCTTTAACGTAAAACGGATACGTCCTGATGTGCTCGGGCCGTTCGATTACGAGAACGAGAATTACACAACGCTGCTCTGGATGGCCGAGGGCGGCACGGAGTATTACTCGAACCTCCTGCTTGTGCGCGCGGGCCTTATCACCGACAAAGAATATCTCGCACAGATAAGCAGTGCCATACAGCAGCTCCAGAATCGGCCGGGCCGCTTTGAGACGAGCCTAGAGCAGGCGAGCTTTGATGCGTGGATAAAATACTATCGGCAGGACGAGAATTCAATTAACAATCAGGTGTCGTACTACGATAAAGGCGAGCTTATTACGATGATGCTCGACCTTGCGATACGCGAAGCCTCAGATGGAGCGAAGTCGCTGGATGATGTAATGCGTTATTTGTACGCCGAATTTTATAAGAAGGGCAAGAACTATTCCCGTGCGGACCTTCAGAAGATCGCCGAGACGATGGCCGGCAAGAGCCTTGATGACTTTTTCACGAAATATGTCGGCGGTACGGAGGATGTCGATTGGCAGTCATTCTTCGGGCCGCTCGGCCTCACGGTCAATGTTACTCTCCCGAATACCGGTAAAGCGTACATCGGTGCCGATATGGCGGAGGAAGGCGGCAGACTGACGATCAGGTCGATACCCGCGGGAACGCCGGCTTATGACCAAGGGCTGAATACCGGCGACCAGATAGTGGCCGTTGACGGTTATCGCGCGAGCCAAGCCTTTCTGCAGAGCTATGTCGCCGAGCGAAAGCCCGGCGATAAGGTGCGGTTCACCATCTTTCGTTTCGACGTTATGCGGGATATGGAGTTCACGCTCGGCAGCAACGATCGCCGCGAATACTCGATCCAGAAGGTTGCGGCGCCGGTCGATGCACAGCGGCGGCTCTATAAACAATACTTGAATGCTGAGTTTTAG
- a CDS encoding histidine triad nucleotide-binding protein, whose product MTDTNCIFCKIVSGEIPGPRVFEDDICVAFNDIEPQAPTHILIVPREHLASLDKAAEEHASVLGHLLLTAADIARSKGFSEPGYRIVINTNVDGGQTVFHLHIHLLAGRPFVFPPG is encoded by the coding sequence ATGACCGATACGAACTGTATCTTCTGTAAGATCGTCAGCGGCGAGATACCCGGCCCGAGGGTATTTGAGGATGACATATGCGTTGCGTTCAATGATATCGAGCCGCAGGCACCGACGCATATCTTGATCGTGCCGCGCGAGCATCTCGCAAGCCTCGATAAGGCGGCCGAAGAGCACGCATCCGTGCTCGGGCATCTGTTGTTGACCGCTGCTGATATCGCACGGTCAAAGGGCTTTTCTGAGCCGGGCTACCGCATCGTGATAAATACGAATGTCGATGGCGGCCAGACCGTTTTTCATCTCCATATTCACTTGCTCGCAGGGCGGCCGTTCGTCTTCCCTCCGGGCTAA
- the selB gene encoding selenocysteine-specific translation elongation factor → MDLIVGTAGHIDHGKTSLVRALTGVDADRLPDEKRRGITIDLGFAETELGGLSIGFVDVPGHERFIKNMLAGIGGIGHLLLVVAAAEGVMPQTREHFDICRLLDIREGTIVLTKCDLVDDETRQIAEMEVHDLAAGTFLEGAPVIGVSSVTGFGIDVLKQRLTEVAARYRKEPDGKVTRLPIDRSFTVKGFGTVVTGTLVSGSIAREDEMELLPQGVRVRVRGVEVHGRKAERASFGHRTAVNLAGVQQSEASRGMTLAEPGVLRPTQIVNCEAEVLMSSPLMLRSRQRVRVHIGTAEVLARVNVLDAAGEIAAGGKGFVQLRFESPIVCVPGERFVIRRYSPPATIGGGSVIENDAERLRQKLAPSTRERLSAIASAADRNTALIEAAVNSAGRKGVTFGGLAARTAAVNSVLYAAIDGTIASGNAVKAGGRLVAAAVYQGLKKEAAAAVENFQKREPLAKGMPVEALREQAFRGVVEAVSDAVLRELEADGTVRVTAGFAAAGSGGMQLPAADKVLLDKILDIYTVSRLSVPRLDELIADIGVSKDKCLKLLTLLVDRGELIRAAAEFYFSRAEIDALISKLRAPGRGQFDVAEFKAAAGVSRKYAIPLLEYLDHERITVRVGDKRQLIG, encoded by the coding sequence ATGGATCTCATAGTCGGCACCGCCGGCCACATCGATCACGGTAAGACCTCGCTGGTTCGCGCTCTGACTGGCGTTGATGCCGATCGTCTTCCGGACGAGAAGCGGCGCGGCATCACGATCGACCTCGGCTTTGCCGAGACGGAGCTTGGCGGCCTTTCGATAGGTTTCGTTGATGTGCCGGGACACGAGCGTTTTATAAAGAATATGCTCGCCGGTATCGGCGGCATCGGCCATTTGCTGCTCGTGGTCGCCGCTGCGGAAGGCGTTATGCCGCAGACGCGCGAGCATTTTGACATCTGCCGCCTGCTTGATATTCGCGAAGGAACGATAGTTCTTACAAAGTGCGACCTTGTTGATGACGAGACACGGCAGATCGCCGAAATGGAAGTACACGACCTTGCGGCAGGCACCTTTCTCGAAGGCGCTCCTGTTATCGGCGTGAGCAGCGTTACGGGCTTTGGCATCGATGTACTGAAGCAGAGGCTTACCGAGGTAGCCGCTCGCTACCGAAAAGAACCTGACGGCAAAGTAACACGGCTGCCGATCGACCGCAGCTTCACGGTCAAAGGATTCGGCACGGTCGTTACGGGAACACTCGTTTCCGGCAGCATCGCCCGCGAGGACGAAATGGAACTGCTGCCGCAAGGTGTGCGTGTGCGTGTACGAGGTGTTGAGGTTCACGGCCGAAAGGCGGAACGGGCCTCGTTCGGCCATCGCACCGCGGTCAATCTAGCGGGCGTACAGCAATCGGAAGCCTCACGCGGTATGACGCTTGCCGAGCCGGGTGTTCTCAGACCGACGCAGATCGTGAACTGCGAAGCTGAGGTGCTGATGTCGTCGCCCTTGATGCTTCGGTCGCGGCAGCGTGTCCGCGTACATATCGGCACCGCAGAGGTGCTTGCCCGCGTGAATGTCCTCGACGCGGCCGGTGAGATCGCTGCGGGCGGCAAAGGTTTTGTCCAGCTGCGCTTTGAATCGCCGATCGTGTGTGTTCCCGGCGAGCGATTCGTGATACGCCGCTACTCGCCGCCGGCAACGATCGGCGGTGGATCTGTGATCGAAAATGACGCGGAGCGTCTGCGGCAAAAGCTGGCACCGAGTACACGCGAACGGCTCTCCGCCATCGCCTCCGCCGCAGATCGCAACACAGCGCTGATCGAGGCCGCGGTGAATTCAGCCGGCAGAAAAGGCGTAACATTCGGCGGCCTTGCGGCTCGTACGGCGGCTGTAAACAGCGTGCTTTATGCCGCTATCGACGGTACCATCGCAAGCGGCAATGCGGTCAAGGCCGGCGGGCGTTTGGTTGCGGCAGCCGTTTATCAGGGCCTGAAAAAAGAGGCCGCAGCTGCGGTCGAGAACTTCCAAAAGCGCGAGCCGCTTGCCAAGGGAATGCCGGTCGAGGCACTGCGCGAACAGGCATTTCGCGGCGTGGTTGAGGCCGTTTCAGATGCAGTTCTGCGGGAATTGGAAGCCGACGGCACGGTCAGGGTTACGGCCGGTTTTGCTGCGGCGGGAAGCGGCGGAATGCAGCTTCCCGCAGCAGATAAAGTATTGTTAGATAAGATCTTAGACATTTACACGGTATCACGGCTCAGCGTGCCGCGTCTCGATGAATTGATCGCCGACATTGGCGTTTCAAAGGACAAATGCTTAAAATTGCTAACCTTGCTGGTCGATAGAGGCGAACTGATAAGGGCCGCGGCGGAGTTCTATTTTTCAAGGGCCGAGATCGATGCTTTGATCTCAAAACTGCGTGCCCCGGGCCGCGGGCAATTTGATGTTGCCGAGTTCAAGGCGGCGGCGGGCGTTTCACGAAAATACGCGATACCTCTGCTCGAATATCTCGACCACGAGCGCATTACCGTGCGTGTCGGCGATAAGCGGCAGTTGATAGGATGA
- a CDS encoding tetratricopeptide repeat protein: protein MIRTAALLLFIVSLCTGGACRKAVSNSASEANADAAAISPFADITDPNAALAEGDRLFDTNETEQAIEAYKRAVELNPDLADAYFKLGVAYGLLEKQALRSGTSEVVPGEMKGNKLVKTESDKMFEKAAAAYKKLVAASPDDAAAYFNLGRAYNKLNKDEEAEDALEKAVKLNPEDTEYQTELGAIRIKLAKYHQAIGPLKKALELDAENVEAEELLEDAEAGARRIDYSPPEANAAKKANANANVADADPESGPATATNTAPKPPANNKKPETRPETKPPTKPTPKPVSTRH, encoded by the coding sequence ATGATCCGGACAGCAGCACTCTTACTTTTCATCGTTTCTCTGTGTACCGGCGGCGCGTGCCGCAAGGCTGTTTCGAACAGCGCGTCCGAAGCGAACGCTGACGCCGCCGCGATCTCACCCTTTGCTGACATTACCGACCCGAATGCTGCGTTGGCCGAGGGCGACCGCCTTTTCGATACGAATGAAACGGAGCAGGCGATAGAGGCCTACAAACGTGCGGTCGAGCTTAATCCCGACCTTGCCGATGCCTATTTTAAGCTGGGTGTCGCGTACGGCCTGCTTGAGAAGCAGGCACTGCGCAGCGGTACAAGCGAGGTCGTACCCGGCGAGATGAAAGGCAACAAACTCGTAAAGACAGAGTCGGACAAAATGTTCGAAAAGGCAGCGGCTGCCTATAAAAAGCTCGTTGCCGCCTCGCCCGATGATGCGGCGGCGTACTTCAATCTCGGCCGTGCGTACAACAAACTCAACAAGGATGAAGAGGCTGAGGACGCGCTTGAGAAAGCCGTAAAGCTGAACCCGGAAGATACCGAATATCAGACCGAGCTTGGTGCGATCCGCATCAAGCTGGCAAAATATCATCAGGCGATCGGCCCTTTGAAGAAAGCACTTGAACTTGACGCCGAGAATGTCGAGGCTGAAGAATTGCTTGAGGATGCTGAGGCGGGCGCCCGCCGCATAGATTACTCGCCGCCGGAAGCTAACGCCGCAAAGAAGGCGAACGCGAATGCCAATGTAGCTGATGCGGATCCCGAGTCAGGCCCTGCGACAGCCACGAATACAGCGCCAAAGCCGCCCGCCAATAACAAGAAGCCGGAAACGAGGCCTGAAACCAAACCTCCGACGAAACCGACACCAAAGCCTGTGTCAACACGACATTAG
- a CDS encoding DUF962 domain-containing protein — MMGGRSWDDWIEEYSRAHSHPVNKLTHSFGIPMIILSILLIIPSFFFPRLWPAVAVLFVVGWILQFIGHYFEGKPPEFFHDYRFLFVGARWWLKKTFG, encoded by the coding sequence ATGATGGGCGGACGCAGCTGGGACGATTGGATCGAAGAGTATTCACGGGCACACAGTCATCCGGTGAACAAGCTGACGCACAGCTTCGGCATCCCGATGATAATCCTCTCGATCCTGCTGATCATTCCTTCGTTCTTTTTCCCGCGTCTTTGGCCGGCGGTGGCCGTGCTGTTCGTCGTCGGCTGGATCCTGCAGTTCATCGGCCATTACTTTGAGGGCAAGCCGCCCGAGTTCTTTCACGACTATCGCTTCCTTTTTGTCGGTGCGCGTTGGTGGCTGAAGAAAACCTTCGGCTAA
- a CDS encoding dihydrofolate reductase yields the protein MAIIGIIAISKNFAIGRGGKLPWHYSEDLKFFKRTTMDNAIVMGSRTWLSLNGPLPGRENIVLTRSATLTLPDGVRQMSGVDEVLDFDKDYPHDVFVIGGASIFKSFAEVIDRWIVTDIPETIEDADTFMPTDFLFDFDLEETIDLDGGLRVRILHRHRD from the coding sequence ATGGCTATTATCGGTATCATAGCAATATCAAAGAATTTTGCGATAGGCCGCGGTGGCAAGCTGCCGTGGCATTACAGCGAGGACCTTAAGTTCTTCAAACGCACGACGATGGATAACGCCATCGTAATGGGTTCGAGAACGTGGCTTTCGCTGAACGGGCCGCTGCCGGGACGCGAAAATATCGTCCTGACCCGCTCGGCAACACTTACGCTGCCCGACGGCGTGCGGCAAATGTCGGGCGTTGACGAAGTTCTGGATTTCGACAAGGACTATCCGCACGACGTTTTTGTTATCGGCGGTGCGAGCATCTTCAAGTCGTTCGCTGAGGTGATCGACCGCTGGATCGTTACCGATATCCCCGAGACGATCGAGGATGCCGATACCTTTATGCCGACCGATTTTCTTTTTGACTTTGACCTCGAAGAGACCATCGACCTCGACGGCGGCCTTCGCGTGCGTATCCTGCATCGGCACCGCGATTGA
- a CDS encoding sigma 54-interacting transcriptional regulator has product MTSELSASSELSPERRAKMNEARDGIIFRLARDLPTEINLERYLNVVVSEIGRMFEADRCDLLQLVPDSELFISHEWRRDERVPKSQGTKIPFDASSLSERFDLAKPVRINDTSELKDATLKFFTKALETRSLLIIPIILRGEPLGMLGLHDTHGPRVWLDEEVAFLESIAQQLAIGYQYTRIYVTQQTETRRTTALLEIANVLNSHSDVKQASAGVLERAVSLVGADYGALGVLDQTGRRISLASFRAAEGIKLGKLLKIIEQHNRSLDIDSFAALGDLLRDGKTLRLTDSELPFGIRLFFNHQLRARAALVTPVQVAGKAFGLLGFVWSRQSEFADEDLALVQGIADQIGTALERDQLSAEVMRLKSELHQRSEIIGQAPAIRRAVELGLNVADTDTTVLVTGASGTGKELIANLLHYNSPRRDKPFIKINCGAIPETLLESELFGHEKGAFTDAHTQRIGRFEEADGGTLFLDEVGEMSPQAQVGLLRVLQDGELTRIAGKKVIKTDVRVIAATNVDLEVAINAGTFRKDLYYRLSVFPIALPLLRERAEDIPLLVFHFLENYKEKTGRYVSGIADDAMRALVNYEWPGNVRELENAIERAVIIASGRQIELNDLPDAIAREAWGGDAYVTHERIRALGEGRGLGLEIELPATIDEIERKVIEATLEYTDGDKSQAARLLNIGRKTLYRKLDQYEDTQKAASNG; this is encoded by the coding sequence ATGACTTCAGAACTGTCGGCATCAAGTGAGCTCTCGCCCGAGAGGCGTGCAAAGATGAATGAGGCACGCGACGGGATCATCTTTCGCCTCGCACGCGACCTGCCGACCGAGATCAATCTTGAACGCTACCTTAATGTCGTCGTATCCGAGATCGGCCGTATGTTCGAGGCCGACAGGTGCGACCTGCTTCAGCTTGTGCCCGACAGCGAACTGTTCATCAGCCATGAGTGGCGCCGCGACGAACGCGTTCCGAAGAGTCAAGGCACCAAAATTCCTTTCGATGCCTCATCGCTGTCAGAACGTTTTGACCTTGCAAAGCCCGTTCGGATAAATGACACATCTGAGCTGAAGGATGCAACGCTCAAGTTCTTTACAAAGGCGCTTGAGACACGGTCGCTGCTGATAATACCGATAATCCTTCGAGGCGAACCGCTCGGCATGCTCGGGCTTCACGACACGCATGGCCCGCGCGTTTGGCTTGATGAAGAAGTTGCTTTCCTCGAGTCTATCGCCCAGCAGCTTGCTATCGGCTATCAGTACACGCGGATATATGTTACGCAGCAGACCGAGACGCGGCGGACTACCGCGCTGCTCGAGATAGCCAATGTTCTGAATTCACACTCAGATGTCAAACAAGCGTCGGCAGGCGTATTGGAGCGGGCCGTTAGCCTTGTCGGTGCTGACTACGGCGCGCTCGGCGTACTTGACCAAACAGGCAGACGCATATCGCTTGCTTCGTTTCGTGCGGCCGAGGGCATAAAGCTGGGCAAACTGCTGAAGATAATCGAGCAGCACAACAGATCGCTGGATATAGACTCGTTCGCGGCTCTCGGCGACTTGCTTCGCGACGGTAAGACGCTGCGGCTGACCGATTCTGAACTGCCGTTCGGGATACGCCTGTTCTTTAACCATCAGCTTAGGGCAAGGGCCGCACTCGTAACGCCTGTTCAGGTTGCGGGGAAAGCATTCGGGCTTTTGGGCTTTGTCTGGAGCAGGCAGAGCGAATTCGCCGACGAAGATCTGGCACTTGTGCAGGGGATCGCCGACCAGATCGGTACCGCACTCGAACGCGACCAACTGTCGGCCGAGGTGATGCGGCTTAAGAGCGAGCTTCACCAGCGAAGCGAGATCATCGGGCAGGCTCCGGCGATTCGGCGTGCGGTCGAGCTTGGGCTTAACGTCGCCGACACCGATACGACCGTGCTCGTAACGGGTGCTTCCGGAACGGGCAAAGAACTGATCGCCAATCTTCTGCATTACAATTCGCCGCGTCGTGACAAACCATTTATCAAGATAAATTGCGGTGCGATACCGGAGACGCTGCTTGAAAGCGAGCTTTTCGGCCACGAGAAAGGGGCGTTCACCGATGCTCATACGCAGCGTATCGGCCGCTTTGAAGAGGCGGACGGCGGCACACTCTTCCTTGATGAGGTCGGCGAGATGTCGCCGCAGGCACAGGTCGGGCTGCTCCGCGTGCTGCAGGACGGTGAATTGACGCGGATCGCGGGCAAGAAAGTGATAAAGACGGATGTTCGCGTTATAGCCGCAACCAATGTCGATCTCGAAGTGGCGATCAACGCGGGCACGTTTCGCAAAGACCTTTATTACAGGCTGTCGGTTTTCCCTATCGCACTGCCGCTGCTTCGCGAAAGGGCTGAGGACATACCTCTGCTTGTTTTCCACTTCCTTGAGAATTACAAGGAGAAAACAGGCCGCTACGTGTCGGGCATTGCGGATGATGCGATGCGTGCACTCGTCAATTACGAATGGCCCGGCAATGTGCGTGAACTCGAGAATGCGATCGAGCGGGCGGTGATCATCGCTTCGGGGCGGCAGATCGAATTGAACGATCTCCCGGATGCGATCGCACGCGAGGCTTGGGGCGGCGACGCCTATGTAACACATGAACGGATACGCGCATTGGGCGAGGGACGCGGCCTCGGGCTTGAGATCGAGCTGCCCGCGACCATTGACGAGATAGAACGCAAGGTGATCGAAGCGACGCTCGAATACACCGACGGCGACAAGTCGCAGGCCGCACGCCTGCTCAACATCGGCCGCAAGACCCTTTACCGCAAGCTCGATCAATACGAGGATACTCAAAAGGCCGCATCGAACGGCTGA